A stretch of Diceros bicornis minor isolate mBicDic1 chromosome 29, mDicBic1.mat.cur, whole genome shotgun sequence DNA encodes these proteins:
- the LOC131393866 gene encoding zinc finger protein 596-like has translation MRKKPPVSKRCGKSLHDQSSLNQIHTSDVSCECNLCGKAFSNFFSLRRHKMIHSGEKPYKCRLCGNGFLQNSDLRNHIRIHTGEKPYKCHLCGKVFSQSLYLRQHEKSHTGEKPYECHVCEKAFSQSSYLRKHERIHPGEKRYECHQCAKVFSQSSGLSQHKRIHTGEKPHICLLCGKDFCQSSELRRHNRTHSGEKPYECHQCGNAFSPYSNLRRHERTHTGEQPYECQLCGKFFSHRSSLRRHEETQH, from the coding sequence ATGAGAAAGAAACCTCCTGTCAGCAAACGCTGTGGAAAATCACTTCATGATCAGTCATCCCTTAATCAAATTCACACTAGCGATGTGTCATGTGAATGTAATctatgtgggaaagcctttagtaATTTCTTTAGCCTTAGACGACACAAGATGATTCACagtggagagaaaccatataaatgtCGTCTATGTGGGAATGGCTTTTTGCAAAATTCTGACCTTAGAAACCACATTCgaatccacactggagagaaaccatataaatgtCATCTGTGTGGGAAAGTCTTCAGCCAAAGTTTGTACCTTAGACAACATGAGAAATctcacacaggagagaagccATATGAATGCCATGTATGTGAGAAAGCTTTCAGCCAAAGTTCTTACCTTCGGAAACATGAGAGAATTCATCCTGGAGAGAAACGTTATGAATGCCATCAGTGTGCGAAAGTCTTTAGTCAAAGCTCTGGCCTTAGCCAGCACAAGAGAatccacacaggagagaaaccacaTATATGTCTTCTATGTGGGAAGGACTTCTGTCAAAGTTCTGAACTTAGACGGCATAACAGAACACACTcaggagaaaaaccatatgagtGTCATCAGTGTGGGAACGCCTTCAGTCCATATTCTAATCTTAGGCGACATGAGAGAACCCACACTGGAGAGCAACCATATGAATGCCAGCTATGTGGGAAATTCTTCAGTCATCGTTCTTCCCTTAGACGACACGAGGAAACCCAACATTGA